A single genomic interval of uncultured Desulfobacter sp. harbors:
- a CDS encoding PEP-utilizing enzyme has product METKTITSQKWHLEGKWRICPLFISWQNEGVCKHLFDTFNASTNLKNPTILTVNGRDSYIEEKERKQIIAFLQKETSRNLSFLKSHIDLCTNVVSKLLEQSNQIKKTNVANITNQELIKIFTFFSDKFIELMPYLMTFDYLGDVLETLVSDELKKVFTKYNFPKENFDKHLAVLTRCLDETNLTKGPKELYKIGEKMQKISRKNFQKALNNTEIAKLLENHTQKYAWMKVYSFLGTPFLKSDYINRLREMYEDNFADILKQKNKNAHINNHEWQTIQKIYEKEPTLLRKAKITQDFIFMRAHCFEMMNFAYYLVHNLFQEVANRVGFSDYTDIVWLLSNEIIGALQGHEQDLSHVIEERKKGFTNFGSPKENLILTGSLHEEIKQFFAKKDDGLDQHIKKVAGQTAFGGRATGTVKIVLTANDLKKMNKGDILVAKMTNADLVAGLEKAGAFVTEEGGILCHAAIVSREMQKPCVIGTKKRYKNFSR; this is encoded by the coding sequence ATGGAAACAAAAACTATTACATCGCAAAAATGGCATTTAGAGGGGAAATGGCGAATTTGTCCTCTCTTTATCTCTTGGCAGAATGAAGGGGTATGCAAGCACCTTTTTGATACTTTTAACGCTTCAACCAATTTAAAAAATCCTACGATTTTAACCGTAAACGGTCGCGATTCGTATATCGAAGAAAAGGAACGAAAACAGATAATTGCTTTTTTACAAAAAGAAACATCCAGAAATTTATCTTTTTTGAAAAGCCACATTGATCTTTGCACAAATGTGGTAAGTAAGCTTTTAGAGCAATCTAATCAGATAAAAAAAACGAACGTTGCAAACATCACAAACCAAGAGCTTATAAAAATTTTCACCTTTTTTTCTGATAAATTTATAGAGTTAATGCCCTATTTAATGACATTCGATTATTTAGGGGATGTGTTGGAAACGCTTGTCAGTGACGAATTAAAAAAGGTATTTACCAAATATAATTTCCCTAAAGAAAATTTTGATAAACATTTAGCGGTATTGACTCGCTGTTTAGACGAAACAAATTTAACAAAAGGACCTAAGGAGCTTTATAAAATTGGAGAAAAAATGCAAAAAATTTCTCGTAAAAATTTTCAAAAAGCTTTGAATAATACCGAAATTGCTAAACTTTTAGAAAATCACACGCAAAAATATGCTTGGATGAAGGTGTATAGTTTTTTAGGCACTCCGTTTTTAAAATCGGATTATATTAATCGTTTGCGAGAAATGTACGAAGATAATTTTGCTGATATTTTAAAACAAAAAAACAAAAACGCTCATATAAATAACCACGAATGGCAAACTATTCAAAAAATTTATGAAAAAGAACCGACTTTACTTCGAAAAGCCAAAATAACTCAAGATTTTATTTTTATGCGAGCTCATTGTTTTGAAATGATGAATTTTGCTTATTATCTAGTTCATAATCTATTTCAAGAAGTTGCAAACAGAGTTGGATTTTCTGACTATACTGATATTGTCTGGCTTTTATCAAACGAAATTATCGGCGCCCTTCAAGGCCATGAGCAAGATTTAAGCCATGTCATCGAAGAACGGAAAAAAGGATTTACAAATTTTGGAAGCCCGAAAGAAAATCTTATTTTGACAGGAAGTTTGCATGAAGAAATTAAACAATTCTTTGCCAAAAAAGATGATGGTCTCGATCAACATATAAAAAAAGTTGCGGGACAGACCGCCTTTGGAGGCCGGGCTACCGGAACGGTTAAAATAGTATTAACCGCCAATGATCTCAAAAAAATGAATAAGGGTGATATTTTAGTAGCCAAGATGACTAATGCGGATTTAGTGGCGGGATTAGAAAAAGCCGGGGCATTTGTTACAGAAGAGGGCGGTATTTTATGCCATGCCGCTATTGTTAGCCGAGAAATGCAAAAGCCTTGTGTCATCGGCACGAAAAAACGCTACAAAAATTTTTCGAGATAA
- a CDS encoding Glu/Leu/Phe/Val dehydrogenase dimerization domain-containing protein encodes MIPKTMKIFLEDALPERVREKRLIQDRSFCFLEFGPLDVDSLQRLGIRVDRLGPRLVSCFWDRESPLEIGGYLVVDNLAMGAPSMGGTRMLPDITPDIIHNLARGMTLKNAAADLPFGGGKSGIVCSGAMDKKERKEIVKGFGRLLKRYKDIFIPGPDVGTNDQDMKIFAIENGINNVVSKPADMGGNRIDELGGAAKGVVAAFNALVENLPRLRELPQFKTMEIPPAGELDVLIQGFGAVGANTARLFHENTQNYGPRIKGISDATGYLLNPDGLPWPELFSMWKTLGNVTGAYYHDRIMHGPDQGGSKTVFSNNPDNLLTESAFCLIPASPMFNYLDVSPSTSPAMTCDRMGKWQMIVEGANTYSPDPARKAQRRRMERHVFRDRGILIATDYLVNAGGVIYAAHERIIPTPRHLYIPKELLGDSDGIQDWLDKHRSEFQHLAEQRQKAALEKLETVIPANMKELIQGLCRDGDSLPCEVAENISVRRIALKEKSRTARDIMVPAPVIGLDRQITDAAELLMESHVSIVTVVSEKGRPIGIVTNWDITRAAALKLPMDAPLTKIMTTDLVSTGPDTSILNCIRMLENHEFSAMPVVDENRVLGIVSGDILARKTLFRLLQTEN; translated from the coding sequence ATGATTCCAAAAACAATGAAAATATTTTTGGAAGATGCCCTACCTGAACGTGTACGGGAAAAACGACTGATACAGGACCGTTCCTTTTGCTTTCTGGAGTTCGGCCCTCTGGATGTGGACAGTCTCCAGCGGCTGGGCATCCGGGTGGACCGCCTGGGGCCCAGGTTGGTCTCCTGCTTCTGGGACAGGGAAAGCCCCCTTGAAATCGGCGGTTACCTGGTGGTGGACAACCTGGCCATGGGGGCGCCCTCCATGGGGGGCACCCGGATGCTGCCGGATATCACCCCGGATATCATCCATAACCTGGCCCGGGGCATGACCCTGAAAAATGCCGCCGCCGATTTGCCTTTTGGGGGTGGTAAATCCGGGATTGTCTGTTCCGGTGCCATGGATAAAAAAGAGCGAAAAGAGATCGTTAAGGGGTTCGGCCGGCTGCTCAAACGGTATAAGGATATTTTCATCCCGGGGCCGGATGTGGGGACCAATGACCAGGACATGAAAATTTTTGCCATCGAAAACGGCATCAATAACGTGGTTTCCAAACCGGCGGACATGGGGGGCAACCGGATTGACGAACTGGGCGGAGCCGCCAAAGGGGTGGTTGCGGCCTTCAATGCCCTGGTGGAGAACCTTCCTCGCCTCAGGGAACTGCCCCAGTTTAAAACCATGGAGATTCCCCCTGCCGGGGAACTGGATGTGCTTATCCAGGGATTCGGGGCCGTAGGGGCAAATACGGCAAGGCTCTTCCATGAGAACACCCAGAATTACGGGCCCAGGATAAAGGGCATCAGCGACGCCACAGGTTATCTGCTTAATCCGGACGGCCTGCCCTGGCCTGAATTGTTCAGTATGTGGAAAACGTTAGGGAACGTTACCGGGGCATATTACCACGACCGGATCATGCACGGTCCGGACCAGGGGGGCTCTAAAACCGTCTTTTCCAACAATCCGGACAACCTGCTCACCGAGTCGGCCTTCTGCCTGATTCCAGCCTCCCCCATGTTCAATTACCTGGACGTTTCCCCGAGTACATCCCCCGCCATGACCTGCGACCGGATGGGAAAATGGCAAATGATTGTGGAAGGGGCCAATACCTATTCCCCGGATCCGGCCCGTAAAGCCCAGCGTCGACGGATGGAACGCCATGTTTTTCGAGACAGGGGCATCCTCATTGCTACGGATTACCTGGTCAATGCAGGCGGGGTCATCTATGCGGCCCATGAACGGATCATCCCCACCCCCCGCCACCTTTATATTCCAAAGGAGCTTTTGGGTGATTCCGACGGAATCCAGGACTGGCTGGACAAGCACCGGAGTGAATTCCAACACCTGGCGGAACAGCGACAGAAGGCCGCCCTGGAAAAGCTGGAAACCGTTATTCCCGCTAATATGAAAGAACTTATCCAGGGGCTGTGCCGGGACGGGGACAGTCTGCCCTGTGAAGTAGCGGAAAATATATCGGTACGGCGGATTGCATTAAAAGAAAAATCCAGAACCGCCAGGGATATTATGGTTCCTGCACCTGTTATTGGCCTGGACAGGCAGATAACAGATGCCGCTGAACTTCTGATGGAGAGCCATGTATCCATTGTCACGGTGGTCTCGGAAAAGGGGCGGCCCATCGGCATCGTAACCAATTGGGACATCACCCGGGCTGCAGCCCTGAAACTGCCCATGGACGCTCCTTTGACAAAAATCATGACCACGGATTTGGTTTCAACCGGGCCGGACACCAGCATCCTTAATTGCATCCGGATGCTGGAAAACCATGAATTTTCCGCCATGCCCGTGGTGGATGAGAACCGGGTACTGGGCATTGTTTCAGGGGATATACTGGCCAGGAAAACCCTGTTCCGCCTGCTCCAGACAGAAAATTGA
- a CDS encoding L-fuculose-phosphate aldolase, whose protein sequence is MLRIYGVLYDVGKKERKAIVRFGLKMVESGLTTGTGGNLSMLDRESGRVAISPSGIEYGALQPDDVVLTDLDGNIIDGDCKPSSELGFHLSLYNQRSDVRAVVHTHSPYATTIACLGWEIPAVHYLVGFAGKKVPIAPYATFGTPELAQKVADTIGAYNAILLANHGLLAVGATMDAAFAAAEEIEFVARIYYQTKSIGKPVILPEEEMETVLAKFKSYGQKKMG, encoded by the coding sequence ATTCTGAGGATATATGGAGTTCTGTATGACGTTGGAAAAAAAGAAAGAAAGGCGATTGTCCGTTTCGGCCTTAAAATGGTTGAATCCGGTCTGACCACGGGGACCGGCGGTAATCTGAGTATGCTTGACAGGGAGTCCGGCCGGGTGGCTATCAGTCCCAGCGGGATTGAATACGGGGCCTTACAGCCGGATGATGTGGTCCTCACCGACCTGGACGGAAACATTATAGACGGTGACTGCAAGCCCTCAAGCGAATTGGGGTTCCATCTTTCCCTATACAATCAGCGCAGTGATGTCCGGGCCGTGGTCCATACCCATTCACCTTATGCCACCACCATAGCATGCCTGGGATGGGAGATCCCCGCAGTTCATTATCTTGTGGGGTTTGCAGGAAAAAAAGTGCCCATCGCCCCCTATGCCACGTTTGGGACCCCTGAACTGGCCCAAAAGGTGGCAGACACCATTGGGGCGTACAATGCGATTCTCCTGGCCAACCACGGGCTGCTCGCCGTGGGAGCGACCATGGATGCGGCCTTTGCCGCTGCCGAAGAGATCGAATTTGTGGCCCGGATTTATTACCAGACCAAGAGCATTGGCAAGCCGGTGATTTTGCCGGAAGAAGAGATGGAAACGGTGCTTGCAAAATTCAAGAGCTACGGCCAGAAAAAAATGGGTTGA
- a CDS encoding radical SAM protein codes for MTTFQPAYIETKKKGLLRDKISKARQLLKSCELCPRACKVDRLSGELGYCSTGEEAVVSSFNAHFGEEPPLVGAFGSGTIFFTHCNLKCNFCQNYDVSHEGAGEECGLGQLAGMMLILQNNGCHNINFVTPTHVVPQILSALDMAIDGGLKIPLVYNSSGYDKVETLELLEGVIDIYMPDFKFWDPAVAEQTCNAPDYPDVAAKAIVEMHRQVGDLQIDENGIATRGLLLRHLVMPSGIAGTGEVMSFIANHVSKNTYVNIMDQYRPCGKAHLVEELARPVSETEFTKAVEEAKDAGITRFAAL; via the coding sequence ATGACAACCTTTCAACCAGCCTATATTGAAACCAAAAAGAAAGGGCTCCTCCGGGATAAAATCAGTAAAGCGCGACAGCTGTTAAAATCCTGTGAGCTTTGTCCTAGAGCGTGTAAGGTCGACCGTCTTTCCGGGGAGTTAGGTTACTGCTCTACCGGGGAAGAAGCAGTCGTGTCAAGTTTTAACGCCCATTTTGGAGAAGAACCCCCATTGGTAGGGGCGTTTGGCTCCGGCACCATTTTTTTTACCCACTGCAACCTGAAATGTAATTTTTGCCAGAATTACGATGTCAGTCACGAAGGGGCCGGAGAGGAATGTGGGCTCGGACAGTTGGCCGGCATGATGTTGATTCTACAAAATAACGGTTGCCATAACATTAATTTCGTGACCCCTACCCATGTGGTGCCTCAAATTCTGTCTGCCCTTGATATGGCCATTGACGGGGGATTAAAAATACCCTTGGTATACAACTCCAGCGGATACGACAAGGTGGAGACATTGGAACTGCTGGAGGGGGTGATCGATATTTACATGCCGGATTTTAAATTTTGGGACCCGGCTGTTGCCGAACAGACCTGCAATGCTCCGGATTATCCCGACGTAGCCGCAAAAGCCATTGTCGAAATGCATCGACAGGTGGGTGATCTGCAGATTGATGAAAACGGTATTGCCACACGGGGGTTGCTGCTCAGACACTTGGTCATGCCTTCCGGGATCGCCGGAACCGGGGAGGTGATGTCATTTATTGCCAACCATGTCTCAAAAAACACCTATGTTAACATCATGGATCAATATCGACCTTGTGGGAAGGCGCACCTTGTGGAAGAATTAGCAAGACCTGTCTCTGAAACTGAGTTCACCAAAGCTGTCGAAGAGGCAAAAGACGCGGGGATCACCCGATTTGCAGCGTTGTAG
- a CDS encoding flavodoxin family protein, with translation MKSLVVYSSRTGNTQKVARAIYDALPEPKDIFSAKEAPDPSGYDFLALGFWVDKGTANAGSAKYMETVKNKKIGLFGTLGAYPDSDHAKQCMKKAKALVQGNEILGEFLCQGKVDPALIKMMETKMKDDPHHRMTPERKARLEEAAKHPDEKDLANARALFVELAQIAAGK, from the coding sequence GTGAAATCCCTGGTTGTTTACTCCAGCAGAACCGGCAACACCCAAAAGGTTGCCCGGGCAATATATGATGCCCTGCCCGAACCAAAAGATATCTTTTCCGCCAAAGAGGCTCCGGACCCGTCAGGGTATGATTTCCTGGCCCTGGGCTTCTGGGTGGATAAGGGAACTGCCAATGCCGGTTCCGCCAAATACATGGAAACCGTGAAAAATAAAAAAATAGGGCTGTTCGGTACCCTGGGCGCCTATCCCGATTCGGATCATGCCAAGCAATGTATGAAAAAAGCAAAGGCGCTTGTCCAGGGCAATGAAATCCTGGGGGAATTTTTATGCCAGGGCAAGGTGGACCCGGCCCTGATTAAAATGATGGAAACAAAGATGAAAGACGATCCCCATCACAGGATGACCCCGGAACGCAAAGCCAGGCTCGAAGAGGCAGCCAAACACCCGGATGAAAAAGATCTGGCAAATGCCCGGGCACTGTTTGTTGAACTGGCACAAATCGCTGCCGGGAAATAG